The genomic stretch ACCATCTTTTGTAGGGGGCATACCATGACAAGTGGCGCAACTCCACTCTTTACCATGTTTACTAGTAAAGAATTTTTCACCACGAGCGGCTAAAGAAGGTTGCTTAGATGCCTCTACGTATTGTTTTTCTAATGAAATAGGGTCCATTGCCCATACATTAGTAGCCAAGCATATGCTAATTAGAGCTAAATATAGTTTTTTCATATTTGTCATAGATTCCTCCATAACAACAGTCTATAAAAGCCAGATTAAGGAATGCTTAAGATTTATATAAGCATATGAGTCATAAAATCTTACCGTTAACTAAATAAGAGTTTTATTTAGTTATTCGTGCTAAATTTTCATCAAAATCATGCTAACTCGAATCGTATTCGCCCTTTTTTGCTTACTTGCATCTCAGGTAGTTTTTTCTGAGGGCCTGGTATTTGAATGCGCCACCCCCCGCCTGAAGGCTATCGAATCTCAATTAGATCAATATTTTTCAACACTAGGGATTCAGCCCGATTTATTTTATAAAGAATTCAATCAAACGGCCCTTCAGCTAACATTAAAAAATAAAGCCCCTGACAAAAGTACGCTCTATATTCGCTGGAACCCTGACTATCAGATAGAAGATGAAATCATTTCACTACCAGCTGCCCAAGGGTATAAAGAAGTCACCACGGTTTCCAAAAAAGAAATTGTTTTAGCACTAATGCAATCAGGAAGACGTACAGCTTTTTCTGGGAAATCCTGCAACTTTGAAGCATTTGAAGACCATATTCATGTCCGTCAAATGATCGTAGCCTGGGCAGAAAACCTACATTGGACTTTTCCAGAAGGCAGCGATGCTAAATGGAATGAAACTTATTGGAAAGATGGCACCCTCAAACCTGGAAAACCTCTTCTAGAGGCTATGACTGATTTTTTCATTAATGAAAAATCATGCTCTGTGGGCTGTTATACAGCCACTAAGATTGTGATTATCCAAGGAACCCTAGATTACTATCAAAGAATAAAACAAGATATTGATAAGGCTAATCAAATTAAAAAAATCCTCAGAAGTGATGGTGAGGTTCTAGTCAATATTGAACCAGACTCCATGTGGAAATTCTTCAAAAAAGACTACCCCGCAACATCTATTAATAACGGCAAATTACTTACTGTTAAGACTGGCGTAGCCCCACTTAACTTTATCCCCGGGGACTGGGTTTATTTCATCAATACGGACGCCGAAAGCTCTAATATTTCAGGCTATGAAGGGTCTAACTCGATTTATATGGGCAGAGGAAAATTTGATGATTTTTACGACGATAACGGTCACTATTTCTTCTATAACGATAAATTAAGAGAAATTTATAACTGGCGCCATGGTGTTTTTAGCCGATCACGTGATTATGAAAAAATCCAACCCTTATCATCAGATCTATTAAATATCTTAGGACTCCCCCCGCAAGCAGGAGGCTTTGTTTTGGATAGCCGCTCAGTACCCAAATATTTTGGATTTGAGTAATTTATTCAATAGCAAGCATTTGAAAATACCTTTCAACTAGTTCTAATTAGAACTATAATATCTTTTTTAACAGGAGAATGACATGCCATACGCTATCGAAGTAAAAGCGGGCCAGGAATATTGGTTATGCACATGCGGTAAAAGCGGCACAGGTCTTTGTGATGGCTCACATAAAGTAACCGATAAGACACCTAGCCAATTTATCGCAGAAAAAGATGAAACTATCTATGTTTGCGGTTGCACCAAAACTGGTGACAGCCCATTCTGTGATGGCTCACATAACGGGTAAGCATCGAATAGTAAGTAGTTAACTCAATTGATTAATTAGTTAGTTAATCAAGTTAATAAAAAGCCACCTAAAGGTGGCTTTTTATCGTTAAGCGGCTATTGCCAGCCGTACCTCTTGGTATAAAAATACTTCATACCCTGAGTTAAAACAACATAACCAAACAATATGGCAAATAAGGCCAAGAAATAACTCATCGGCAAAGCTCCCATCTTGAAGTAACTTGCTAACGGCCCCATCGGCAAGAATATACCCAAGGCCATAATAATGATGGTCATAATAAACAATGCCAAGCCAGGTCGGCTTTCAATGAATGGTATTTTTTTCGTTCGAATCATATGCACAACCAGTGTTTGCGTCATCAGACCTTCTATAAACCAACCAGACTGGAATAGCGTTTGATGCTCGACTGTATTAGCCGAGAATACAAACCACATCACACAATAAGTTGTGATATCAAAAATAGAACTAACAGGGCCAAAGAAAACCATAAATCGACCAATATCTGCAGGATCCCATTTCTGAGGAAGACGCACTAATTCAGGGTCGACATTATCAAAAGGAATAGCAATCTGAGAAATATCGTATAGCAGGTT from Polynucleobacter sp. MWH-Spelu-300-X4 encodes the following:
- a CDS encoding CDGSH iron-sulfur domain-containing protein encodes the protein MPYAIEVKAGQEYWLCTCGKSGTGLCDGSHKVTDKTPSQFIAEKDETIYVCGCTKTGDSPFCDGSHNG
- a CDS encoding DUF1924 domain-containing protein yields the protein MTNMKKLYLALISICLATNVWAMDPISLEKQYVEASKQPSLAARGEKFFTSKHGKEWSCATCHGMPPTKDGKHASTDKVISPLAPAYNNKRFTDEAKVNKWFKRNCNDVLNRECSALEKADVMAYLNSLK